The genomic region AAATTATTTTACCCACTGTTGCTACTGTGCCAACTAGTCATGAAAAATGCTGTAATAGACCTAGCGACAACCATCATTGCGTATAAATTTACTCATCTGACTCGGCAGGAGGTGGAAGAGATGCTTGGATTTACAGCTAGTGAGTTGAAAAACAGTCGTTTCTATCAAGAGGTAAAAGCAGAGGGACTGCAAGAAGGACGACAAGAAGGGCGGCAACAAGGGCGACAAGAAGGGCGGCAACAAGGAGAGCAACTTTTGGTTTTGCGGCTATTATCTCAACGTTTTGGCGCACTTCCCCCAGGCCTAGAGGCTGAGATTAAATCCTTATCCTTGGATCGCTTAGAGGAATTAGCTCTGGGGATTTTCGAGTTTAACACGGTGAAAGATGTTGAGGCCTGGTTACACCGTCACTGAGTTTTGAGGCTGATTATTGACTCTAACAGCTTGAGTTTTTGATCAGGCTAAAATAACTAATCCTGTAACTTAATCCCGATGACTTGAGTATGTTGTCCCCTGGCCTGGGTTACACCTATCGTGCGTTGGGAGGCCTCAATCATCGGGCGGCGCAAACTGACGACAATAAATTGGGCCGTTAAGCTCTGCTGTTTAATCATGTTTGAGAGGCGTTCGACATTGGCTCCATCTAGAAACATATCTACTTCATCAAAGGCATAAAAGGGCGAGGGGCGATAGCGTTGCAGGGCAAAGATAAAACTGAGGGCGGTTAAGGATTTTTCTCCTCCAGACATAGATGCCAGCCTTTGGACGGGTTTCCCTTTGGGATGGGCAACTAAATTCAGGCCACCAGCAAACGGGTCTTGGGCGTTTTCTAACTGTAGATAACCATCTCCATCCGAGAGCGTGGCGAAAATGGCCTGGAAGTTAGTATTAACGGCATCAAATGCTTCTTGGAAAGCCTGGTGGCGGAGGGTGGTAAAGTTTTCAATTCGTAGGAGGACTTCGGTGCGTTCAGAATCTAAAACGGCTAATTTTTGACTCAGTTCATCCAGCCGGGTCTGGGTATGTTCGTATTCCTCAATCGCCCGCATATTGACTGGCTCCATCGCCCGTAAGCGTTTTTCCAGGTTTAAAATTTGCTCTTGCAGTTGGGGCAGGGTTAAATCGGCCGGGATTTCAGGTAGTTCCGGGGGCAAGTTAGGCGGAGTTTGTTCGGTGAGAGTCTTGAGTTCAGCAGCTTTTTGGGCCTGGGTTTCGCTGAGATTTTGTAGTTGCCATTGAGTGGTTTGTTGTTGCGTCTGGGCCTGGCGGAGTTGATATTCCTGTTGATCTCGCTGTTGTTTAATTTCCCCCATCTGGGTTTCCAGGCCCCGAATCTGTTGTTCTAAATCACTCACTTGAGCCAAACCTCGACTAATTTCAGTTTCAAACTGGGTCGCTTGGTGCAGGGCCTGGGTTTGTTGTTGTTGGAGGGTGGCAATGCGGGCTTGATGCTGTTGAATTTGGGTTTCTTGGCGTTGATAGTGATAAATTAAATCCTGCTTTTGCCGCT from Pseudocalidococcus azoricus BACA0444 harbors:
- a CDS encoding DUF4351 domain-containing protein, translated to KLFYPLLLLCQLVMKNAVIDLATTIIAYKFTHLTRQEVEEMLGFTASELKNSRFYQEVKAEGLQEGRQEGRQQGRQEGRQQGEQLLVLRLLSQRFGALPPGLEAEIKSLSLDRLEELALGIFEFNTVKDVEAWLHRH